In Bacteroides cellulosilyticus, the genomic stretch TCCGCTGGAAGTATTTGAACAGGTGTACAAACACGAACGCCGTGTATCCGAAATGATCGACAAGTTGGTGGATGTGGCTGCTGCCGAAAAAGATAAAGCAACGCAGGACTTCCTGTGGGGATTTGTACGCGAACAGGTAGAAGAAGAGGCTACGGCTGCAGGCATCGTTGATATGATTAAGAAAGCCGGTGCTACGGGTATCTTCTTTGTAGATGTGAAATTGGGCGAACGTTAATAGTCTTTTTGATATAGAATTGCCAAGCAGGGAAGCTGTCTGAAAAAATCAGATAGCTTCTTTTTTTCTTTTCTTGGGATTATGCATATTTTATTCTACCTTTGTTGCACTTATGGATCAGATAGTTGAATAATGAAGTATACATTTCTGTCTATATATGCATGGCTTTTTCTGTTTTTTTTCGTTTTGAACAGCTGTTCGGACCGGGAGGAGCGGCGAATTTTAATCGTGCATTCTTACGAGGAAAGTTATGTCGGCTATCCTGATTTCAACCGCTTGATAGATAAAGAATTCAGAAGAAACGGGGTTGATGCGGATATTCGTATCGTATATCTGGACTGTGAGGCTTTCCAGGAAGAACCGGAGTTGAAGTACATGTATCATCTGCTCGATTCGGTTTCTGATGGTTGGAAACCTGAAATAATTCTGGTGAATGATGATCAGGCTGCCTATTCACTGTTCAAGTGTTGTCATCCTTTGGTGACAGAAATTCCGGTGGTTTTTGGTGGAGTGAACTATCCTAATTGGGAATTATTGAAAGAGTATCCTAATGTGACGGGCTTTCATGACCGGATAGATCTGATGAAGAATATACGCCTGGGAGCAAAGTTATTTGGTGAAGATGTGGAGTTGTTTACAGTGCTTGATTCTACGTATATCGACCGGCAGATACGGGCAGATATAGAAAATCAACTGAAAGATGAAAAAGTGACCTGTATGGTCGGCTATTCGGGAACTCCCCGTGAAAAGAGGCTGCATTATCCCCATAAAGAGGGATATGCCCGTTTTTCCAGTCTGTCGGTACGAATTGGAAAGAAACAGGAAACTGCAAACTTTATCTGGACTTTAAGTAAGTATTCCATAGGAATGTGCTACCTCCAGATGAAACGCGACTATACATCGGTTAATATTGGAAATATATGTGCAAGCCCCAGTCTCACTGCGATTAATGAGGCATTCGGCTATAACGAAAGATTGCTTGGCGGATATATCACGACATTCCCGATTCTGGCCGAAGAGGAAGTGAGTGCTGCCATACGTATTTTGCATGGTGAGAAGCCTTCGGATATCCCCATCAGGGAGAGCCGTAAGAAATATGTGGTAGACTGGAACGTGATGCAGCAACGGGGCATTTCCAAAGAGAGTATTCCGGCGGAATGTACGATTATAAATATTCCTTTCCGGGAAGAATATCCGGTAGCATGGGGAACCGGTGTTGTGTTGATTATCATTCTGCTTTCCACGTTGTTTGTCTGGCTCTTCTTCCTTTATCGCCGCGAACAAGGACGGAAGAGACGTGCCCTTTATGAACTGGAAAGTGAAAAGGAAACATTGGCGTTGGCTATTGAAGGTAGCGACACCTTTGCCTGGAAGCTGGAAAATGACCATTTCGTATTTGAAAAGGAATTCTGGATATCACAGAAAATGAGTGCTAAATCACTTGGTTTTGAGGAACTCTTGTCGTTTATGCATCCCGATCATTGGGATGAGGTGAAAGGGTACTGGAAAAACATTTCTAAGGCAGGCAAAGTGGTTTCTCAGGTGCGTTGTGACTTTAATGAAAAAGGCTATCAGTGGTGGGAGTTTCGTTATAAGACGATACAGCTTCCCGGTGGAGGATATAAAGCTGCCGGTCTGTTGCTGAATATACAGGCGATTAAAGATCGTGAGCAGGAATTGGAAGAAGCAAGACTACTGGCTGAAAAGGCTGAATTAAAGCAGTCTTTCCTGGCAAATATGAGCCATGAGATTCGTACGCCGCTGAATGCAATTGTGGGCTTCTCCAATATATTGGCGCTTGATGATGATGTGAGTCCGGAGGAACGTTTGGAATACATCGGCAGTATTAATAAGAATAGTGATTTGTTGCTGAAACTAATCAATGATATTTTGGAACTTTCGCGCATCGAGTCCGGATATATGTCATTTGAATACGAGAAGTGTTTGGTTTCAGAATTGGTCGATAGTATTTATATGACTCACCAGATGCTGATTCCCGAACAATTGGAATTCATCAAAGAGTTGGGTGCGGTGCAGGTGGAAGTGACGGTTGACAAGGGGCGCTTGACGCAGGTGATCACTAATTTCCTGAATAATGCTTCTAAGTTTACTAAAACCGGATATATCAAGTTGGGATACCGTTATCTTTCTGAATCGGACCGAGTGGCTATCTATGTGGAAGATACCGGAAGAGGCATTGAACTCTCAGAACAGAAAATGATCTTTAGCCGCTTCTATAAACAGGATGAGTTTTCGCAAGGAGCCGGCTTGGGACTTTCCATCTGCCAGGTGATTGTAGAAAAATTGCGGGGCAAAATCGAACTGTGGTCGGAACCGGGGAAAGGAAGCAGGTTTACGGTGGTGCTGCCGGGAGTAAAAGCTACAAGCTACAAGTGACGAGTTGCAAGTTCCTTTCGGTGTGGTAGTCTGGCGAATAATTATTCGCTTACGAATACAGCGCAGCAACTTGTAACTCGTCACTTGTAGCCTGTAGCTTATCGCGCTTTAGCGCGATAATACTCCAAGTTCTTTTCCTACCTTGATGAATGCATCTATACACTTGTCCAGATGTTCTCTTTCGTGTCCGGCGGAGATTTGTACACGGATGCGTGCCTGGTCTTTCGGAACCACGGGATAATAGAATCCGGTGACGTAAATGCCTTCTTCTTGCATACGGGCGGCGTAAATCTGCGAAAGTTTGGCATCATACAGCATCACGGCGCAGATAGCACTTTGTGTAGGCTTGATGTCAAATCCGGCGGCAGTCATTTTCTCGCGGAAGTAATTAACGTTTTCTACTAATTTGTCATGCAGGGCATTGCTTTCTCTCAGCATATTGAAGACTTCGATACTTGCACCGATCACGGCAGGAGCAACAGAATTGGAGAACAGATACGGGCGGCTGCGTTGGCGCAGCAGGTCGATAATCTCTTTGCGTCCGGTGGTGAATCCGCCCATGGCTCCGCCAAAAGCCTTGCCCAGTGTGCCGGTGTAAATATCCACACGTCCGTAAGTTTTGAATAGCTCGCTCACACCGTGACCTGTAGGACCTACTACACCGGCAGAGTGAGATTCGTCTACCATGACCAGAGCGTCATACTTTTCTGCTAGATCACAGATCTGATCCATCGGAGCTACATTGCCGTCCATGGAGAATACACCGTCTGTTACGACAATGCGGAAACGCTGGGCCTGTGCTTCTTGCAGGCACTTCTCCAGTTCGGCCATGTCGGCATTGGCATAGCGGTAACGTTTGGCCTTGCACAGGCGTACACCGTCAATGATGGAGGCGTGGTTCAGGGAATCGGAGATGATAGCATCTTCCTCGCTGAATAGAGGTTCGAACACTCCGCCGTTGGCATCGAAACAAGCAGCATAGAGGATGGTGTCTTCGGTTTTGAAATAGTCGGAGATAGCAGCTTCCAGTTCTTTGTGGATGTCTTGTGTTCCGCAGATGAAACGTACGGAAGACATGCCGTAGCCACGGTGATCCATCATCTTTTGGGCGGCGGCAATCAGTCGCGGATGGTTGGACAAACCTAGGTAATTGTTAGCGCAGAAATTCAGTACTTCCTTCCCTTTTACGGTGATGGCGGCTTGTTGCGCACTCTCGATCAGGCGCTCTTCTTTGTAGAGTCCGGCCTCTTTGATTTCAGCAAGCGTATTGCTGAGGTGTTCTTTCATTTTCCCGTACATAGCTTTATAAATTAAAAGTTTGTCATCTTATTACTAAACGATACAAAGGACACGATTTTTCTTCAAATAAACAATAGCAAAATGATAGAATAATGAAAAAAAAGTATGTATATTTGCACGTCTCTAAGGATGGAGCACCTTATAAATAAGTCGTATGAAGAATATTTTGGTAATTGGAGCAACCGGACAGATAGGTTCGGAACTCACATTGGAATTGCGTAAACGTTATGGAGATGACCATGTTATAGCCGGATACATTCCGAGTGCTATGCCTAAAGGCGAGTTGAAGGCATCTGGACCTTCTGCTATTGCCGACGTCACCGACCGTCAGTCTATTGAAGTGGTGGCACGCCAATTCAAGATTGATACGATTTATAATCTGGCGGCTTTGCTCTCGGTTGTTGCCGAAAGCCGTCCGGCCATGGCTTGGAAAATTGGTATAGACGGATTATGGAATGTGCTGGAAGTGGCGCGTGAATACGGTTGCGCAGTGTTTACTCCGAGTTCTATCGGTTCGTTTGGAGAAGCTACACCTCATGTGAAGACGCCGCAAGATACGATTCAGCGTCCTCGTACGATGTATGGCGTAACCAAGGTAACTACTGAATTGTTGAGCGATTATTATTATACTAAATATGGAGTGGATACCCGTGCGGTTCGCTTCCCGGGCATCATTTCCAATGTAACTCCTCCGGGAGGGGGAACTACAGACTATGCGGTCGATATTTTTTACTCCGCAGTGAAAGGTGAAAAGTTTGTATGTCCTTTGAAGCCTGGTACTTATATGGATATGATGTATATGCCTGATGCGCTGAATGCGGCTATTTCATTGATGGAAGCAGCACCGGCACGTCTGAAGCATCGGAATGCTTTCAATATTGCTGCCATGAGTTTTGATCCGGAGGAGATCTGCCAGTCCATCAAGAAGCATGTGCCCGACTTTGAAATGGTGTATGAGATTGACCCATTGAAGCAATCCATTGCCGACAGCTGGCCCGACAGCTTGGATGACAGTTGTGCTCGTGAAGAGTGGGATTGGAAACCGCAATATGATTTAGAGTCCATGACGGTGGACATGCTTGAAAAGTTAAGAGCTAAACTAAATAAGTGACCTTATGGTCCGGTAAAGAATGAGAAAAATAGGATTGGGGTTCTTTCTTCTCGTTTTCTTGGTGTCGTGTGGCAACAAGAAAACGAAGATGGACCCTTTTGCGACAATCACCAATTTGGTGGATTCAGCTGCACACAAGGCTGATACTGTATCACAGGCCGAAGTTGATAATGACCCAAAGCCAATAGAAGCGGATGAATCGTTTGATGATTTTATCTACAGTTACGCTTCAGATGACGCCCTGCAACAGCAGCGGACCAAATTTCCATTGTCTTTTTACGACGTTGATAAGCCTTCTAAAATAGAGAAGGGAGAGTGGGAACATGATTATCTGTTTACTCAGCAGAGTTATTACACATTACTCTTCGACAATGAAGACGATCTGGAGCTGGTGGGGGATACTGCGCTGACTTCCGTGCAGGTGGAATGGATTTTCCTGGAGAACCGCATGGTGAAGAAATACTACTTCGAGCGTACCAAGGGCGTATGGATGCTGGAAGCTATCAATCTCCGTCAAATGGAACAGGGAGAGGATGAAGACTTCGTTGCGTTTTATTCGCGTTTTGTGACCGACAGCGTTTATCAGAGCCGGCATATTCGCGAACCTTTACAGTATATCACAATAGATCCGGATGATGAGTTTTCTATCCTGGAGACTACACTCGACTTGAATCAGTGGTATGCTTTCCGTCCGGTATTGCCTGTGGATAAACTGTCAAATATCAATTACGGACAAAAGAATAGCGATAACTCGAATACGAAAATACTGAAAGTAAACGGGATTGGAAATGGATACACTAATATATTCTATTTCCGCAGGCATCGCGGAGAGTGGGAATTATATAAATATGAAGATACGAGCATTTAGAAAATTACGAATTACGAATGATGGAGCATGAGATGAGAAAAATACCCAATACATTCGGACTTGATGTAGAAGCTGCCGTGTTTTTGGAATACAGCTCAGTAGAAGAATTGGAGAAGTTGATTGCCGCCGGGTACATCACTTCTCCTTATCTGCATATTGGCGGAGGGAGTAATCTGCTGTTTACCGGAGATTATAAAGGGGTGATATTACATTCGCGCATTGGCGGTATTGAAGTAATAGCAGAAGATGAAGAAAAGGTTGCGTTACGTGTAGGTGCCGGTGTGGTGTGGGATGATTTCGTGGCTTATTGTGTGGAGCATGGTTGGTACGGAACTGAAAACCTGTCGCTGATTCCCGGAGAAGTGGGAGCCTCGGCGGTGCAGAATATTGGTGCTTATGGCGTGGAAGTGAAAGACCTGATTTCTTTTGTGGAAACAATGAACATAGAGGGCGTGAAGCATGTTTACCGGATGGATGAATGTGGATATTCATATCGGAACAGTATTTTCAAACGGCCGGAAATGAAACAGGTATTCGTTACGTATGTCGGTTTCACCCTGAGCAAGAAAGAACATTATATGTTGGATTACGGTACTATCCGTCAGGAACTTGAAAAATATCCGGGAGTAGACTTGAAAATATTACGCCAAGTGATTATCAGTATCCGTGAAAGTAAATTGCCTGATCCGAAACTGCTGGGTAATGCCGGAAGTTTCTTTATGAATCCTGTCGTTTCTCGTGAAGTATTTGAGGTCTTACGGGAACAATATCCCCGGATGCCTTTTTATGAGATGGGGGCTGATCGGATAAAAATCCCTGCCGGTTGGATGATAGACCAATGTGGCTGGAAGGGGAAATCGCTGGGACCTGCTGCTGTGCATGATAAGCAGGCGTTGGTGTTGGTAAACCGGGGAGGGGCAACGGGAGCTGATATCGTAGCTCTTTCGGATGCTGTAAGGGCATCGGTGCGTGAGAAGTTCGGCATTGACATACATCCCGAAGTGAATTTTATTTAGATGATTGATAATTAATATGTAATTAAAGTGAAACTAAGAATATTGGGAAGCGGAACATCGACAGGGGTGCCTGAAATAGGCTGTAAGTGCGAAGTTTGCACTTCTGCCGATCCGCGCGATAACCGCTTGCGTGCGTCTTCTTTGTTACATACGGATGATGCGGTGATACTGATTGATTGCGGACCGGATTTCCGGGAACAGATGTTGAGGGCAGCCTCATTTGAAAAAATAGATGGAGTACTGATTACTCATGAGCATTATGACCATGTAGGAGGACTGGATGATCTTCGTCCTTTCTGCTGTTTCGGTGAGATTCCCATATATTCCGATGACTATACGGCAACTCACTTGCGTGCGCGAATGCCCTATTGTTTTTTGGAACATAAATATCCCGGTGTACCTCAGATTTTCTTGCAAGAAGTGGAACCGGGAAAAAACTTTTTTATCAATCATACGGAGATTATTCCTTTTCAGGTGATGCACGGGCGTCTGCCTATTCTGGGGTATCGCATAGGTAAGCGTTTGGCTTATATTACAGATATGCTGACCATGCCTGAAGAGTCCTATGAACAATTGCAAGACTTAGACGTTCTGGTTGTGAATGCCTTGCGTGTCAAGCCGCATCCTACGCATCAGAGTATTTCCGAGGCATTGGAGACGGCGAAGCGCATCGGTGCGCGCGAAACTTATTTTATTCACATGAGTCATCATGCCGGATTGCATGTGGAACTCGAAAAGCAGCTTCCTCCTGATGTGCATCTAACTTTTGATGGAATGGAAATAGAGTTTTAAAGGCAGGCATTCTAAAACTTTTTTTATATCTACTAAAGTTTTTGAAACATTTGTTTTGTTTTATTAGTAGAAATACTTATTTTTGCCGAAACTTGATGCCTGAAAAACCATGAAGTTACGCCTTATCATAAGAATTGCCATGATTGTGTCCATAGTGTTGCTATGTACGGGGTTCGGGGTGTATTCATTCTTTAGGTTGAATGAGGTGGAGAGTCAGAAAGATTTTAATCTCTATACTCTAGTGCCTCAAAGCGCAATAGCTGTGCTGGAAACAGACCGTATGGCAGAATTGGTGGATGATATCAACCAGTTGAGTTGCAGCAAAGATAATCACTTCCTTTATGCTTCCGAACTTTTTGTTTATCTGAAAAACTATCTGCATACCTTGCTTGAGGATACTCCGCACGGACTTAGTAAGCAGATGAACAAAATGCTTATCAGTTTTCATGAGCCGGATACACCATTGAACCAAGTGTTGTATTGCAGTCTGGGATCAGGTGATTATGAGCTGGTGGAGTCATTCATCAGGAAATATTGTTCCAGTTCATTCCCTTCTAAATTCTTTGATTACAGAGGTGAGGAGATCAGTATTTATCCTATGCCTGACGGACGTTTCCTTTCAGCGTATTTCACATCGGACTTCCTGGCGATCAGCTTTCAGAAGCGATTGATAGAACAGGTGATTGACGCGCGGCTCTCCAAAAAGTCGTTGATAGACATGCCTTCATTCAGACTGATGCATGCTGGGAAGAATGCGAACGTGGAAGCTACGGTGTATGTGCGCATTAAATCGGTGGAGATGGGTAAAAATACAGATGGTATTCGTTCGCAGACCTATTTGGGAAGTTGGGCGGAATTTGATTTGAAGCTGAATGAGAATGCTATTTATTGTTCGGGGATTAGTCACGGATCGGACACTACACATACTTTTATAAATGCTTTGCGTCGCCAGCAGCCGGTAGAGGGGTTTCCGGGAGAACGGCTTCCACTTTCTACTTTCTTTTATGATTGTTGGGCCATTTCGGATATGAATGCCATGTGCAGCTTTACGGCGAAACAGGAATATGCCAAGGCAACTTATTCCGATTATATTAAAGAAAGAGATGAAGAATGGATGGATTTCTTGAAAATGTATGCAGGAGATCAGGTGATATCCTGTCTCTTCCAGTCGAAAGATACAGTAAATGAGATTCCTTGTGCGGTGATGAGTGTTCCGGTGAAGAATGTGTTGCAGGCTGAACGCCGCTTGCAGTCATTGCTTTATACTTCTCCGAAGGAAGTGGATGCGCCTCCTGTTCCGCAGGCATACCCCGATTATCATCTTTATCCAAAGGCGAAAGGATATCGTTATTATATATTGCCTCGTAATACCTTGCTGACTCAATTGACAGGCATCACAGAGTCCGCCCTTTATACGTATGTGTGTTTTTATCGCGGGCATCTGCTGATGGCACCGGATGTTGCCAGTCTCACGGCTTATATAGATGCCATGGAGAATGAGGAAGTATTGGATGATATTCCGTTGTATGAAGAGGGGATCGGGAGTCTTTCACCCACATATAGTTTTGTAATGATGGTGGATATGGAAAAGATGGTGGAGCAACCGGAAACTTATGTGCGTCTGATACCTAACTTTTTCTTTCGCCAGGCTAAATTCTTCCGGCATTTTATTCTTTCGATACAGTTTACCTGTGTAGAAGAAGTCGTATATCCGAATCTGGTGCTTTTATATAAAGGGAATAAAATATAAGATTTAACACACAAAAAAGGGAGAAAACATTCTCCCTTTTTTGTGCTAAAATTCTTTTCAGTTTAGAATGGCAGATCGTCTTTCGCATCACCTGCCAGGAATTCCGGTGCGGCAGTCGGTGCCGGCGGCGGAACAGATGCGCCCGGTGCGCCTGCAGGGGCTGTTGCACTAACACGCTCTACTTTCCATGCGCGGATACTGTTGAACCAACGGTCCTGCCATTGGCGTGCGTCCACATCAAATGATACGGTCAGTTCTTCGCCCATCTGGATGTTAAACTGTTCTATTTTGTCTGCTCCGAAAACATCGAAACACATTTTGCGGGGATATTGGCCGTGGTCTTCAATCACGTATTCTTGTGCTTTCCACTCATTGCCCGACTTTGCCACTCCGCCTCTTGGTTGGAGTATAGCGATAATTTTTCCTGTAAATTCCATTGCGTTCTTTTTTAATGATGCGGCGAAGTTACAATTTTTTAGGGAAATCCGGAGAAGTTCCGGGTGTTTTTTCTTAATTTTCTTTGCTGTGGGAAGATCTTTTTTTGTAACTTTGTCCGATACTATGAAGTTATAGTACGAATAGGGAATAATATAAAACTTAAATACACAGAACATATGAAATTTATCGTTTCGAGTACTGCGCTCTCCAGCCATTTACAGGCTATCAGCCGTGTGATTAATTCGAAGAATGCGTTGCCCATTTTGGATTGTTTCCTCTTTGAACTGAAAGACGGAACATTGTCGATTACTGTTTCTGATAGTGAAACAACGATGGTGACATCAGTTGAAGTGAATGAAAGTGATGCTGACGGACGCTTTGCCGTAGCTGCCAAAACAATTCTGGACGCATTGAAGGAAATCCCCGAACAACCGCTGTCATTTGAAGTAAATACCAATTCTTTGGAAATCACAGTACAGTATCAGAACGGTAAGTATAGCCTGATGGGACAGAATGCAGATGAATTTCCTCAATCGGCTATGCTGGGTGATAATGCCGTACGCGTAGAAATGGATGCATCCGTATTGTTGGGTGGAATTAATCGCGCTGTATTTGCTACGGCTGATGATGAGCTTCGTCCGGTGATGAATGGTATCTATTTTGACATTACCACAGAAGATATTACAATGGTGGCATCTGATGGTCACAAATTGGTGCGTTGCAAAACACTGGCTGCCAAAGGTAATGAACGCGCAGCATTTATTCTGCCCAAAAAGCCGGCTTCGTTGATTAAGAATTTGTTGCCTAAAGAACAAGGACAAGTTGTTATTGAATTTGATGAACGTAATGCTGTGTTTACATTGGAAAAATACCGCATGGTGTGTCGTCTGATTGAAGGACGTTATCCTAATTATAATTCGGTGATACCGCAGAATAATCCTTATAAAGTGACTGTGGACCGTATGCAGTTGGTAGGTGCATTGCGTCGTGTATCTATTTTCTCATCACAGGCAAGCAGTCTTATTAAGCTGCGTATGCAGCCCAATCAGATTGTGATTTCGGCCCAGGATATTGATTTCTCTACTTCTGCCGAAGAAACACTGGCTTGCCA encodes the following:
- a CDS encoding ATP-binding protein; its protein translation is MKYTFLSIYAWLFLFFFVLNSCSDREERRILIVHSYEESYVGYPDFNRLIDKEFRRNGVDADIRIVYLDCEAFQEEPELKYMYHLLDSVSDGWKPEIILVNDDQAAYSLFKCCHPLVTEIPVVFGGVNYPNWELLKEYPNVTGFHDRIDLMKNIRLGAKLFGEDVELFTVLDSTYIDRQIRADIENQLKDEKVTCMVGYSGTPREKRLHYPHKEGYARFSSLSVRIGKKQETANFIWTLSKYSIGMCYLQMKRDYTSVNIGNICASPSLTAINEAFGYNERLLGGYITTFPILAEEEVSAAIRILHGEKPSDIPIRESRKKYVVDWNVMQQRGISKESIPAECTIINIPFREEYPVAWGTGVVLIIILLSTLFVWLFFLYRREQGRKRRALYELESEKETLALAIEGSDTFAWKLENDHFVFEKEFWISQKMSAKSLGFEELLSFMHPDHWDEVKGYWKNISKAGKVVSQVRCDFNEKGYQWWEFRYKTIQLPGGGYKAAGLLLNIQAIKDREQELEEARLLAEKAELKQSFLANMSHEIRTPLNAIVGFSNILALDDDVSPEERLEYIGSINKNSDLLLKLINDILELSRIESGYMSFEYEKCLVSELVDSIYMTHQMLIPEQLEFIKELGAVQVEVTVDKGRLTQVITNFLNNASKFTKTGYIKLGYRYLSESDRVAIYVEDTGRGIELSEQKMIFSRFYKQDEFSQGAGLGLSICQVIVEKLRGKIELWSEPGKGSRFTVVLPGVKATSYK
- a CDS encoding DUF3127 domain-containing protein, whose translation is MEFTGKIIAILQPRGGVAKSGNEWKAQEYVIEDHGQYPRKMCFDVFGADKIEQFNIQMGEELTVSFDVDARQWQDRWFNSIRAWKVERVSATAPAGAPGASVPPPAPTAAPEFLAGDAKDDLPF
- the dnaN gene encoding DNA polymerase III subunit beta, yielding MKFIVSSTALSSHLQAISRVINSKNALPILDCFLFELKDGTLSITVSDSETTMVTSVEVNESDADGRFAVAAKTILDALKEIPEQPLSFEVNTNSLEITVQYQNGKYSLMGQNADEFPQSAMLGDNAVRVEMDASVLLGGINRAVFATADDELRPVMNGIYFDITTEDITMVASDGHKLVRCKTLAAKGNERAAFILPKKPASLIKNLLPKEQGQVVIEFDERNAVFTLEKYRMVCRLIEGRYPNYNSVIPQNNPYKVTVDRMQLVGALRRVSIFSSQASSLIKLRMQPNQIVISAQDIDFSTSAEETLACQYDGNPMSIGFKSTFLIDILNNIAADEVIIELADPSRAGVIIPVEQEENEELLMLLMPMMLND
- the kbl gene encoding glycine C-acetyltransferase; this translates as MYGKMKEHLSNTLAEIKEAGLYKEERLIESAQQAAITVKGKEVLNFCANNYLGLSNHPRLIAAAQKMMDHRGYGMSSVRFICGTQDIHKELEAAISDYFKTEDTILYAACFDANGGVFEPLFSEEDAIISDSLNHASIIDGVRLCKAKRYRYANADMAELEKCLQEAQAQRFRIVVTDGVFSMDGNVAPMDQICDLAEKYDALVMVDESHSAGVVGPTGHGVSELFKTYGRVDIYTGTLGKAFGGAMGGFTTGRKEIIDLLRQRSRPYLFSNSVAPAVIGASIEVFNMLRESNALHDKLVENVNYFREKMTAAGFDIKPTQSAICAVMLYDAKLSQIYAARMQEEGIYVTGFYYPVVPKDQARIRVQISAGHEREHLDKCIDAFIKVGKELGVLSR
- a CDS encoding NAD-dependent epimerase/dehydratase family protein, producing the protein MKNILVIGATGQIGSELTLELRKRYGDDHVIAGYIPSAMPKGELKASGPSAIADVTDRQSIEVVARQFKIDTIYNLAALLSVVAESRPAMAWKIGIDGLWNVLEVAREYGCAVFTPSSIGSFGEATPHVKTPQDTIQRPRTMYGVTKVTTELLSDYYYTKYGVDTRAVRFPGIISNVTPPGGGTTDYAVDIFYSAVKGEKFVCPLKPGTYMDMMYMPDALNAAISLMEAAPARLKHRNAFNIAAMSFDPEEICQSIKKHVPDFEMVYEIDPLKQSIADSWPDSLDDSCAREEWDWKPQYDLESMTVDMLEKLRAKLNK
- a CDS encoding MBL fold metallo-hydrolase, which codes for MKLRILGSGTSTGVPEIGCKCEVCTSADPRDNRLRASSLLHTDDAVILIDCGPDFREQMLRAASFEKIDGVLITHEHYDHVGGLDDLRPFCCFGEIPIYSDDYTATHLRARMPYCFLEHKYPGVPQIFLQEVEPGKNFFINHTEIIPFQVMHGRLPILGYRIGKRLAYITDMLTMPEESYEQLQDLDVLVVNALRVKPHPTHQSISEALETAKRIGARETYFIHMSHHAGLHVELEKQLPPDVHLTFDGMEIEF
- a CDS encoding DUF3352 domain-containing protein: MKLRLIIRIAMIVSIVLLCTGFGVYSFFRLNEVESQKDFNLYTLVPQSAIAVLETDRMAELVDDINQLSCSKDNHFLYASELFVYLKNYLHTLLEDTPHGLSKQMNKMLISFHEPDTPLNQVLYCSLGSGDYELVESFIRKYCSSSFPSKFFDYRGEEISIYPMPDGRFLSAYFTSDFLAISFQKRLIEQVIDARLSKKSLIDMPSFRLMHAGKNANVEATVYVRIKSVEMGKNTDGIRSQTYLGSWAEFDLKLNENAIYCSGISHGSDTTHTFINALRRQQPVEGFPGERLPLSTFFYDCWAISDMNAMCSFTAKQEYAKATYSDYIKERDEEWMDFLKMYAGDQVISCLFQSKDTVNEIPCAVMSVPVKNVLQAERRLQSLLYTSPKEVDAPPVPQAYPDYHLYPKAKGYRYYILPRNTLLTQLTGITESALYTYVCFYRGHLLMAPDVASLTAYIDAMENEEVLDDIPLYEEGIGSLSPTYSFVMMVDMEKMVEQPETYVRLIPNFFFRQAKFFRHFILSIQFTCVEEVVYPNLVLLYKGNKI
- the murB gene encoding UDP-N-acetylmuramate dehydrogenase translates to MMEHEMRKIPNTFGLDVEAAVFLEYSSVEELEKLIAAGYITSPYLHIGGGSNLLFTGDYKGVILHSRIGGIEVIAEDEEKVALRVGAGVVWDDFVAYCVEHGWYGTENLSLIPGEVGASAVQNIGAYGVEVKDLISFVETMNIEGVKHVYRMDECGYSYRNSIFKRPEMKQVFVTYVGFTLSKKEHYMLDYGTIRQELEKYPGVDLKILRQVIISIRESKLPDPKLLGNAGSFFMNPVVSREVFEVLREQYPRMPFYEMGADRIKIPAGWMIDQCGWKGKSLGPAAVHDKQALVLVNRGGATGADIVALSDAVRASVREKFGIDIHPEVNFI
- a CDS encoding DUF4348 domain-containing protein — translated: MRKIGLGFFLLVFLVSCGNKKTKMDPFATITNLVDSAAHKADTVSQAEVDNDPKPIEADESFDDFIYSYASDDALQQQRTKFPLSFYDVDKPSKIEKGEWEHDYLFTQQSYYTLLFDNEDDLELVGDTALTSVQVEWIFLENRMVKKYYFERTKGVWMLEAINLRQMEQGEDEDFVAFYSRFVTDSVYQSRHIREPLQYITIDPDDEFSILETTLDLNQWYAFRPVLPVDKLSNINYGQKNSDNSNTKILKVNGIGNGYTNIFYFRRHRGEWELYKYEDTSI